One stretch of Euphorbia lathyris chromosome 7, ddEupLath1.1, whole genome shotgun sequence DNA includes these proteins:
- the LOC136200897 gene encoding transcription factor HEC1-like, with translation MEIDHFKSASSSEDQMEMMMMMDKFPDFYAQPEFTGAILDSSPSFLNSPSNFQFHNTNLPGEAASSISPNPNAQRYGDFPASQKRNSMAAMREMIFRIAAMQPIHIDPESVKPPKRRNVKISKDPQSVAARHRRERISERIRILQRLVPGGTKMDTASMLDEAIHYVKFLKTQVQSLERAQANRPTPPSSAGVGFPISMSSGSYIPSGKTAYQLHHHLLN, from the coding sequence ATGGAAATTGATCACTTCAAGTCtgcttcatcatcagaagatcagatggagatgatgatgatgatggatAAATTCCCCGATTTCTATGCTCAACCTGAATTCACCGGTGCAATTCTCGATTCCTCACCTTCTTTTCTCAATTCTCCCTCTAATTTTCAATTTCATAACACCAATCTTCCCGGCGAAGCTGCTTCCTCTATCTCCCCCAATCCAAACGCACAAAGATATGGAGATTTTCCTGCCTCACAGAAGAGGAATTCAATGGCGGCAATGAGGGAGATGATATTTCGTATAGCAGCAATGCAACCAATTCATATAGACCCCGAATCAGTGAAGCCGCCGAAGAGACGAAACGTGAAGATTTCAAAAGATCCTCAAAGCGTCGCTGCTCGTCATAGAAGAGAAAGGATTAGCGAGAGAATTAGAATACTTCAGAGATTAGTTCCTGGTGGTACAAAAATGGATACTGCGTCTATGTTGGATGAGGCAATTCACTACGTTAAGTTTTTGAAAACGCAGGTGCAGTCACTGGAAAGAGCTCAGGCTAATCGGCCGACGCCGCCGTCGTCAGCGGGAGTAGGTTTCCCTATTTCGATGTCTAGCGGCAGTTATATTCCGTCGGGGAAAACAGCGTACCAGCTGCACCATCATCTTCTTAATTAA